The proteins below come from a single Burkholderia sp. PAMC 26561 genomic window:
- a CDS encoding carbamoyltransferase family protein has product MYTLGINAVYHDSAAVLIEDGVVIAAAEDERFTHIKHAKRPVPFSTWQLPFDAIDYCLKEAGIELADVDHVAYSYDPKLLSSMPTHAGATIELPLEPGLKPLSNPSESPWDPLFLSYIMNARAQLIDGAPHHLIKRFRSNGRAMRFEWHYVDHHLSHEASAFLAAPFTDTAVLTMDGRGEGVTTSLGQFVDGEYKRLKQVELPHSLGLLYETVTGYLGFLHSSDEYKVMALASYGKPEHIDAFHEIVKYRQDGTYTVDAPRLVERFGPARERGGPLEQRHFDIAHSLQAVLEETVLKLAGWLHEQTGLDKLSMAGGVALNCVMNARVRDRSPFKEVWVQPASGDAGTALGAALWIDYRERAETGDRSRKWQMDHAYLGPEYADDEIEQLLKWTKAPYRRMHDIAAETADILAQNKVIGWYQGRTEFGPRALGARSILASPIDPSMQSKLNEIKDREDFRPVAPVIMEEYASEWFVDGGVAPFMLFIFDVHPAKETQIPAVRHVDGTARVQTVNRNQHALYYDLIDAFRKRTGVPVLVNTSFNTRGEPMVNSPRDALESFWTSPLDALVIGSFLIEKNGVRA; this is encoded by the coding sequence ATGTACACATTGGGCATCAACGCGGTGTATCACGACAGCGCCGCTGTGCTGATCGAGGACGGCGTAGTCATTGCAGCAGCAGAGGATGAACGCTTCACGCACATCAAGCATGCGAAGCGGCCTGTGCCGTTTTCCACGTGGCAACTGCCTTTCGATGCCATCGACTATTGCCTTAAGGAAGCCGGCATCGAACTCGCAGATGTTGACCACGTTGCGTATTCGTACGATCCGAAGCTGCTTTCGTCCATGCCGACGCACGCGGGCGCGACCATCGAATTGCCGCTCGAGCCGGGGCTCAAGCCGCTGTCGAATCCTTCGGAATCGCCGTGGGACCCCTTGTTTTTAAGCTACATCATGAATGCGCGTGCGCAGTTGATCGACGGCGCACCGCATCATCTGATAAAACGCTTTCGCAGCAACGGGCGCGCGATGCGCTTCGAGTGGCATTACGTCGACCACCATCTTTCGCACGAAGCGAGCGCGTTTCTCGCGGCGCCGTTCACCGATACCGCCGTGCTGACCATGGACGGCCGCGGTGAAGGCGTGACAACGAGCCTCGGTCAATTTGTCGATGGCGAATACAAGCGGCTGAAGCAGGTGGAGTTGCCGCATTCGCTTGGGCTTCTCTACGAGACGGTAACCGGCTATCTCGGCTTCCTGCACTCCTCCGATGAATACAAGGTGATGGCACTCGCCTCCTACGGCAAACCTGAGCACATCGATGCGTTCCACGAGATCGTCAAGTACCGGCAGGACGGCACTTATACAGTAGACGCGCCACGTCTTGTAGAACGCTTCGGGCCTGCCCGCGAACGCGGCGGCCCGCTTGAACAACGACACTTCGACATTGCCCATTCGTTGCAAGCCGTGCTGGAAGAAACCGTGCTGAAACTCGCTGGCTGGTTGCACGAACAAACCGGTCTCGACAAACTCTCCATGGCCGGGGGCGTGGCGCTGAACTGCGTGATGAATGCGCGCGTACGCGATCGCAGCCCGTTCAAGGAAGTCTGGGTGCAGCCTGCATCGGGCGACGCGGGCACCGCATTGGGCGCCGCGCTCTGGATCGACTATCGCGAGCGTGCGGAAACGGGTGACCGCTCGCGCAAGTGGCAGATGGATCATGCGTATCTCGGCCCGGAATACGCGGATGACGAAATCGAGCAATTGCTCAAGTGGACCAAGGCGCCGTATCGGCGGATGCATGATATAGCGGCTGAAACGGCTGACATCCTTGCGCAAAACAAGGTGATCGGCTGGTATCAGGGACGCACGGAATTCGGTCCGCGCGCACTTGGCGCACGTTCCATTCTCGCGTCGCCCATCGATCCGTCCATGCAGTCCAAGCTCAACGAGATCAAGGATCGCGAGGACTTCCGGCCGGTCGCGCCGGTCATCATGGAAGAGTACGCCAGCGAGTGGTTCGTGGACGGCGGTGTAGCGCCGTTCATGTTGTTCATCTTCGATGTACACCCCGCAAAGGAAACGCAGATCCCTGCTGTGCGGCACGTCGACGGCACCGCACGCGTGCAGACAGTGAACCGCAATCAGCATGCGCTTTACTACGATCTGATCGATGCCTTTCGCAAACGCACAGGCGTGCCCGTGCTGGTCAACACGTCCTTCAATACGCGCGGCGAACCAATGGTTAATTCTCCGCGTGACGCGCTGGAATCCTTCTGGACGTCGCCGCTTGACGCACTCGTGATCGGTTCGTTCCTGATCGAGAAGAATGGGGTCCGCGCATGA
- the waaF gene encoding lipopolysaccharide heptosyltransferase II — protein sequence MKQAPVVNIVIESHARAPATRSAQPWGDNIKRILCIRLDNLGDVLMTTPALHALRTSAPGRHITLLASRSGAQAARYIDDVDNVIEYEAPWVKNNRTVNAATDLDMRSHLQAEGFDAAVIFTVYSQNPMPAAMLCHLAGIPRRLAHCRENPYALLTDWVAEPEPQTGTRHEVERQLALVQHVGAHSNNTRMHFNVRPDDIESLAIKLADRGLSIDEPFITMHPGATAASRRYPAERFAQAAAQLADTTGWPVLITGGPDEAEVCAQAGGSHWMTVNLAGVLELGELAALIARTKVLISNNSGPVHIASALGTPVVDLYALTNPQHTPWQTPHRVLHHDVPCRWCYRSVCPEGHHACLTGVSVEQVVSAAMQLLHDEPVSTATQATRATS from the coding sequence ATGAAGCAGGCACCCGTGGTCAATATCGTCATCGAGTCGCACGCGCGCGCGCCGGCTACACGGTCCGCGCAACCCTGGGGCGACAATATCAAGCGCATCCTGTGCATTCGCCTCGACAACCTCGGCGACGTGCTGATGACCACGCCCGCTTTGCATGCGTTACGGACGTCGGCGCCGGGACGGCACATCACGCTGCTGGCGTCGCGATCGGGAGCGCAGGCGGCACGTTATATCGATGACGTGGACAACGTGATCGAGTATGAAGCGCCCTGGGTCAAGAACAACCGTACAGTTAATGCCGCGACCGACCTCGACATGCGCTCGCATCTTCAGGCGGAAGGTTTCGACGCCGCCGTGATCTTCACCGTATATAGCCAGAACCCGATGCCTGCCGCCATGTTGTGTCACCTTGCAGGCATCCCGAGGCGGCTCGCGCACTGTCGTGAGAATCCGTATGCGTTGCTGACCGACTGGGTTGCGGAACCGGAGCCGCAGACCGGCACGCGTCACGAAGTCGAACGGCAACTTGCTTTGGTGCAGCACGTCGGCGCGCACTCGAACAACACGCGCATGCATTTCAACGTGCGCCCGGACGACATCGAGTCATTGGCAATCAAGCTTGCTGATCGGGGCCTCTCGATCGACGAACCCTTCATCACGATGCACCCCGGCGCCACGGCAGCATCAAGACGTTATCCCGCCGAGCGGTTTGCACAAGCAGCCGCGCAACTCGCCGACACGACCGGCTGGCCTGTATTGATCACAGGCGGCCCGGATGAAGCCGAAGTTTGCGCCCAGGCGGGCGGATCGCACTGGATGACGGTCAACCTTGCCGGCGTGCTCGAACTCGGAGAGCTTGCCGCGCTGATCGCACGCACGAAAGTGCTGATCTCGAATAACAGCGGGCCGGTGCACATTGCGTCTGCGCTGGGTACACCCGTCGTCGATTTATATGCGCTGACCAACCCGCAGCACACGCCGTGGCAGACACCGCACCGCGTGCTCCACCACGATGTGCCGTGCCGCTGGTGCTACCGCAGCGTCTGTCCCGAAGGACACCATGCGTGCCTGACGGGGGTATCGGTCGAACAGGTAGTGAGTGCCGCCATGCAGCTTCTGCACGACGAACCCGTATCCACAGCAACGCAAGCAACCCGCGCGACCTCGTGA
- a CDS encoding D-glycero-alpha-D-manno-heptose-1,7-bisphosphate 7-phosphatase, giving the protein MKSQPIAPAPRVPDRAVFLDKDGTLLVDVPYNVKPELMQLAPGAREALQVFSRLEVPLYVISNQSGVALGKFPVEALDAVEDRLHELVSECGATLSGVYWCVHHPEGMVAPYNRSCDCRKPLPGMLLNASDDHHIALASSWFIGDILDDVEAGNRSGCRTILIDNGNETVWRRGPYREPLCLAPDLHEAARVIEKATQTSELVQ; this is encoded by the coding sequence ATGAAGTCACAGCCAATAGCTCCCGCGCCGAGGGTCCCGGACAGGGCCGTCTTTCTCGACAAGGACGGGACTTTGCTTGTCGACGTTCCGTACAACGTCAAACCTGAACTAATGCAGCTCGCGCCTGGTGCGCGTGAGGCCTTGCAGGTTTTCTCGCGCCTCGAGGTTCCGCTCTATGTGATCAGCAATCAGAGCGGCGTGGCGCTGGGCAAGTTTCCTGTCGAAGCGCTGGACGCCGTTGAAGACCGTTTGCACGAACTCGTGTCGGAATGCGGCGCGACATTGTCCGGCGTCTACTGGTGCGTTCATCATCCGGAGGGCATGGTCGCGCCCTACAACCGCTCGTGTGACTGTCGCAAGCCGCTGCCAGGCATGTTGCTCAACGCGTCGGACGATCATCACATCGCGCTTGCGTCAAGTTGGTTCATCGGTGACATTCTCGACGACGTGGAAGCAGGAAACCGTTCGGGGTGCCGCACCATTCTCATCGATAACGGCAATGAGACGGTGTGGCGTCGCGGACCGTACAGAGAACCTTTGTGCCTGGCGCCCGATCTCCACGAAGCTGCGCGTGTAATCGAAAAAGCCACGCAAACCTCGGAGCTTGTCCAATGA
- a CDS encoding glycosyltransferase family 4 protein: MKIALISEHASPLAIAGGVDSGGQNIYVANVARQLARKGHQVDVFTRCDRSLLPLISKFEGARVINVPAGPARQLPKEQLLPFMEEFSRFVIQFFRNEPTRYDAVHANFFMSGLVGLRVKEALGVPLVTTFHALGRVRRLHQGSDDGFPDDRFDIEDALVRRSDSVIAECPQDTSDLVSLYGADPARIDLVPCGFDSDEFHPSDKESARAELGWPQDRFIVLQLGRMVPRKGIDNVVRAIGLCNGKQSDAAHLYVVGGNSDEANEIATPEIGRLRGIAQECGVADRVHFLGRRSRSRLRLYYNAADVFVTTPWYEPFGITPLEAMACSTPVIGADVGGIRYSVADGQTGLLVPPKDPAALANALILLKSSPDLARTMGEAGLARAREMFTWDGVADALASVYARVSGITANEGEVATLRAVGGASA; encoded by the coding sequence GTGAAGATCGCACTCATCAGCGAACATGCGTCGCCGCTCGCTATTGCCGGCGGCGTCGACAGTGGCGGACAAAATATCTACGTGGCGAATGTGGCGCGTCAACTTGCCCGAAAGGGACATCAAGTCGATGTCTTCACACGCTGCGACAGGTCGTTGTTGCCGCTGATCTCGAAGTTCGAGGGAGCGCGGGTCATCAATGTACCGGCGGGGCCAGCAAGGCAACTGCCCAAGGAGCAACTGCTGCCATTCATGGAGGAGTTCTCGCGATTCGTGATCCAGTTCTTCCGAAACGAACCCACGCGCTACGACGCCGTACATGCAAACTTCTTCATGTCGGGCCTCGTTGGCCTTCGCGTGAAGGAAGCCTTGGGCGTACCGCTCGTCACGACCTTCCATGCGCTTGGCCGCGTGAGGCGTCTGCATCAAGGCTCGGATGACGGTTTTCCCGATGATCGATTCGACATAGAAGACGCGCTGGTACGTCGTTCGGATTCGGTGATAGCCGAATGCCCGCAGGATACGTCCGATCTCGTGTCGCTTTACGGTGCGGACCCGGCGCGGATCGACCTGGTGCCATGCGGTTTCGACAGCGACGAATTTCATCCGTCTGATAAAGAATCAGCCCGCGCCGAATTGGGGTGGCCGCAAGACCGCTTTATCGTGCTGCAGCTTGGACGGATGGTCCCGCGAAAGGGGATCGACAACGTGGTGCGCGCGATTGGTCTGTGCAATGGCAAACAGAGTGACGCGGCGCATCTCTATGTAGTCGGAGGCAATTCCGATGAGGCGAACGAGATCGCCACGCCGGAGATAGGCCGCCTGCGAGGAATCGCACAGGAATGTGGCGTGGCCGATCGTGTTCATTTTCTCGGACGGCGTTCGCGCTCCCGTTTGCGTCTCTACTACAATGCGGCAGATGTATTTGTGACAACACCGTGGTACGAACCGTTCGGGATCACACCGCTCGAGGCCATGGCGTGCAGTACGCCTGTGATTGGCGCCGACGTTGGCGGCATTCGTTACTCGGTCGCCGACGGTCAGACCGGATTGCTGGTTCCACCGAAGGATCCGGCTGCACTGGCAAATGCCCTGATCTTGTTAAAAAGTAGTCCTGATCTTGCACGAACGATGGGCGAGGCGGGTCTCGCACGCGCACGCGAGATGTTCACATGGGACGGTGTTGCGGACGCGCTAGCAAGCGTTTATGCGCGCGTTTCAGGCATTACTGCAAACGAGGGAGAAGTCGCAACCCTGCGCGCCGTCGGGGGCGCGTCGGCATGA
- a CDS encoding glycosyltransferase family 2 protein produces MKSDAPNIDFEPVPETEARARISVVVLTYNRCAQVLETLSRLCALPEQPRVVVVDNGSTDGTPQQIAECFPDVTLIIAQTNLGAAGRNVGVSSVTTEYVAFCDDDTWWHAGSLQRAVQLLDSAPRVGVLNARILVNDAGETDDTCQLMARSPLDAAGLPGPSLIGYMAGACVFRTLLYRQIGGYEPRLFIGGEEELVALDVLASGFAIVYADELVLHHHPSPIRDSSLRRRLLARNAAWVAWMRLPWREAWNTTRVAIKIIRREGTFPRDAFSLFAALPWALARRRAIPDDVARMRGAVHLAERTYARS; encoded by the coding sequence ATGAAAAGCGATGCGCCTAATATTGATTTCGAGCCCGTACCCGAAACGGAAGCAAGGGCAAGGATATCGGTGGTGGTGCTCACCTACAACCGCTGCGCGCAGGTGCTCGAAACGCTCAGCAGGCTTTGCGCGCTGCCGGAGCAGCCGCGCGTGGTGGTCGTCGACAACGGCTCGACCGACGGCACCCCGCAGCAGATTGCCGAATGCTTCCCCGATGTGACGCTCATCATTGCGCAGACGAATCTCGGCGCAGCGGGGCGCAATGTCGGCGTGAGCAGCGTCACCACGGAGTACGTAGCATTTTGCGACGACGACACGTGGTGGCACGCCGGATCGCTGCAACGGGCGGTACAACTGCTGGACAGCGCGCCGCGGGTAGGCGTGCTCAATGCCCGTATTCTCGTGAATGACGCCGGCGAAACCGACGACACGTGTCAACTCATGGCGCGCAGCCCGCTCGACGCAGCCGGCCTTCCCGGTCCTTCGTTGATCGGATATATGGCGGGAGCCTGCGTCTTCCGCACGTTGCTCTATCGGCAGATAGGGGGTTACGAACCGCGCCTGTTCATTGGCGGGGAAGAAGAGCTGGTGGCGCTCGATGTGCTCGCGAGTGGCTTCGCGATCGTGTACGCAGACGAACTTGTTCTTCACCATCATCCCTCACCGATACGCGACAGCAGCTTGCGCCGGCGCTTGCTTGCCCGCAATGCGGCGTGGGTTGCGTGGATGCGTCTGCCATGGCGCGAAGCGTGGAACACCACGCGCGTTGCCATCAAGATCATTCGCCGCGAAGGCACTTTTCCCCGCGACGCTTTCTCTTTGTTCGCGGCATTGCCGTGGGCGCTCGCGCGGCGTCGCGCGATTCCTGACGACGTCGCACGCATGCGCGGTGCGGTGCATCTCGCCGAACGCACATACGCCCGGTCCTGA
- a CDS encoding PIG-L deacetylase family protein produces MPENISHPLVVSPHFDDAVFSCGAFIAAHPGSVVHTVFSGCPAEDVTTDWDQHCGFTNAAEAMRERACEDDFALEVLGALAERGDFLDAQYAPYGTAPTVESIASKLGEAVRLHAARTLLVPLGLFHSDHELVHRACIDVWNANPALKCFAYEDALYRRMSGLLQARLADLAARGISATPEPGHWRANQHDQALKREAVRAYASQLKAFGPEGYDDVFCTERCWKLELAK; encoded by the coding sequence ATGCCAGAAAATATCTCGCACCCGTTGGTCGTGTCCCCGCATTTTGACGACGCCGTATTCAGTTGTGGTGCTTTCATCGCGGCGCATCCGGGGTCGGTGGTCCATACCGTCTTCTCTGGATGCCCTGCTGAAGACGTGACAACTGACTGGGACCAGCACTGCGGCTTTACTAACGCAGCAGAGGCGATGCGCGAACGCGCATGCGAAGACGATTTCGCGCTGGAAGTCCTGGGTGCGCTCGCTGAGCGCGGCGACTTTCTCGATGCGCAATATGCTCCTTACGGGACGGCTCCAACCGTCGAATCAATCGCGAGCAAGCTTGGCGAAGCAGTGCGTCTTCATGCTGCTCGCACCCTTCTTGTTCCCCTGGGCCTGTTTCATTCGGATCACGAACTCGTGCACCGCGCATGCATCGATGTGTGGAATGCAAACCCTGCGCTCAAGTGCTTCGCTTACGAAGACGCCCTCTACCGCCGCATGTCGGGCCTGCTGCAGGCGCGTCTCGCGGATCTTGCCGCACGAGGGATCAGTGCGACGCCTGAGCCCGGACATTGGCGCGCGAACCAGCACGACCAGGCGCTAAAACGCGAGGCGGTCAGAGCGTACGCAAGTCAGCTCAAAGCATTCGGACCGGAGGGCTACGACGATGTCTTTTGTACCGAACGCTGCTGGAAGCTCGAACTAGCCAAATGA
- a CDS encoding CheR family methyltransferase has protein sequence MVGIGASAGGVQALLRFFENAPADMGMAFVVVLHLSAKHVSSADKVLQNVTRMRVLQVSGPTPIEPNHVYVIAPGKSLTMTDGHLDASDAESHTGRPVSIDRMFRSLAEAHGQHVMCIVMSGTGSDGAVGIATVKERGGVTLAQEPNDAEYGEMPQNAIQTDQVDLILPVVEMPQRLLDIWNNAKRIALPDIDAPALTLNDRADRRGEAEVALQDILSTLRSRTGHDFRFYKRATMLRRIERRLQVNGVPDLIKYRNLLRENPRETGALLKDMLIGVTSFFRDREAFESVERDVLPALFHGKNDGDQVRAWVAGCSSGEEAYSLAMLLTEQRELLRSTANIQVFATDIDESAVARARAGVYPESIMSDVPPSSLRQFFVKTGAHYEVVKSIREKILFAMHNVLRDPPFSRLDMVSCRNLLIYLDRSVQHQVLEMFHYALYPNGYLFLGSSESADSVEDLFTVVDKKNRVYRAKAAKLPNRPALTTPSMSNQGRYTNVEEEGYALIPGRRNFSFSALHQRVLEQYAPPSVIVNRDSKIVHMSDNAGRFLRYVGGEPSSNLIAVVLPELRLDLRTALFQAVQTGNSVEARRVKLQRDGHPSFVNMTVRPFHDAAADADFILVLFDEVQEAMTENAVAAEHHAGHDTVMQQLEQELHLSKEQLQTTIEQYETSTEELKASNEELQAINEELRSATEELETSKEELQSVNEELITVNAELQAKIEEIGKANDDLQNLITSTDIATVFVDRAMCIKRYTPSATTVFNLIGADVGRSLFDITHKLKYPELADDVSATFQSLRLIEREVATNDGRWFLARLLPYRTADDRIDGAVVSLVETTARRRAEASVRAGEERLRLAAQTTNDFAIIVQDPDGRIVSWNAGAERVFGYSEHEAVGQNIDVIYTSRDNEDGVAGRERDIAQHDGRADDERWHLAKGGRKVYCSGVVTPLNDPKFTGYAKIVRDLTDRKTQEDVRQTQLAEERAVRAQAEAANRLKDDFLAVLSHELKHPLNLIHVKAEMLPRIPEARGVAAIQLAADAIQRAVLGQAKIIDDLLDLSRVRTGKLALNLAMSDVAQMLATIADAIESEAALRGITLSFDGLGAPLWTKVDPVRFDQIVWNLLSNALKFTPRGGTVSVRLTQEGDELRIDVADTGLGVDAPLLPHIFEMFSQGIEARRKTGGGMGIGLALVKQLVEMHAGRVLAQSEGAGRGTLMRVWLPVVDGRPGSGDMAQERNGSLGGVRILVVDDDSETASAFAALLQLEGAVVATAHSGSEALTYLDHESVDLMLCDISMPGIDGYELIDQVRSNARLASLPAIALTGYTSSAEENRTRAKGFDLLLTKPVSLDALTAAAEQVLLWRGAHGGGTHTGP, from the coding sequence GTGGTCGGCATAGGCGCGTCCGCAGGCGGCGTCCAGGCGCTGCTGCGCTTTTTCGAAAATGCGCCGGCGGATATGGGCATGGCGTTCGTCGTCGTGTTGCATCTGTCGGCCAAGCACGTCAGCAGCGCGGACAAGGTCTTGCAGAACGTGACCCGCATGCGGGTGTTGCAGGTCAGCGGGCCGACTCCCATCGAACCAAACCACGTGTACGTCATCGCGCCGGGCAAGAGCCTGACCATGACGGACGGGCACCTGGACGCGAGCGATGCCGAGTCTCATACGGGCCGGCCGGTCAGCATCGACAGGATGTTCCGCAGTCTCGCGGAGGCACATGGCCAGCATGTCATGTGCATTGTCATGTCGGGTACCGGCAGCGACGGCGCGGTTGGGATCGCCACCGTCAAGGAGCGCGGCGGCGTGACGCTCGCGCAAGAACCGAACGACGCCGAATACGGTGAGATGCCGCAGAACGCAATTCAGACGGATCAAGTCGATCTGATTCTGCCGGTCGTCGAAATGCCGCAACGACTGCTGGATATCTGGAACAACGCCAAACGTATCGCGTTGCCGGACATCGATGCACCCGCGTTGACTCTGAACGACCGGGCCGACCGGCGTGGCGAGGCAGAGGTTGCGCTGCAGGACATCCTGTCCACGCTGCGCTCGCGTACCGGCCACGACTTCCGCTTCTACAAGCGCGCGACCATGTTGCGCCGTATCGAGCGTCGCCTGCAGGTGAACGGCGTGCCGGACCTGATCAAGTATCGCAACCTGCTACGGGAAAATCCGCGGGAAACGGGCGCGTTGCTGAAGGACATGCTGATCGGCGTGACGAGTTTCTTCCGCGATCGTGAAGCCTTCGAGTCGGTCGAGCGCGATGTGCTGCCCGCGCTGTTTCATGGCAAGAACGACGGCGATCAGGTCAGGGCGTGGGTTGCAGGATGTTCGTCGGGAGAAGAAGCGTATTCGCTCGCCATGCTGCTGACGGAGCAGCGGGAGTTGCTGCGCTCCACCGCAAACATCCAGGTGTTCGCCACGGATATCGATGAAAGCGCGGTCGCCCGTGCGCGTGCCGGCGTGTATCCGGAATCGATCATGTCGGACGTGCCGCCGTCTTCGTTGCGGCAGTTCTTCGTCAAGACGGGCGCGCACTACGAGGTCGTGAAAAGCATTCGCGAGAAGATCCTGTTCGCCATGCACAACGTGCTGCGCGATCCGCCGTTCTCGCGGCTCGACATGGTCTCGTGCCGCAACTTGCTGATCTATCTCGATCGCAGCGTGCAGCATCAGGTGCTCGAGATGTTTCACTATGCGCTTTATCCCAACGGGTATCTGTTCCTGGGCAGCTCCGAGTCCGCCGATTCGGTCGAAGACCTGTTTACGGTCGTGGACAAGAAGAACCGCGTGTATCGCGCGAAGGCTGCCAAGTTGCCGAACCGGCCTGCGCTTACTACGCCGAGCATGTCGAACCAGGGACGCTACACGAACGTCGAAGAAGAGGGGTATGCGCTGATTCCAGGGCGCCGCAATTTCTCGTTCAGCGCGTTGCACCAGCGCGTGCTGGAGCAATACGCGCCACCCAGCGTGATCGTGAATCGCGATTCGAAGATCGTGCATATGTCCGACAACGCCGGCCGTTTCCTGCGTTACGTCGGCGGCGAGCCTTCGAGCAACCTGATTGCCGTGGTCCTGCCCGAGTTGCGGCTCGATCTGCGCACTGCGCTGTTTCAGGCCGTGCAAACCGGCAACAGCGTGGAAGCGCGACGCGTGAAGCTGCAGCGCGATGGTCATCCGTCGTTTGTGAACATGACCGTGCGTCCGTTTCACGATGCCGCCGCCGACGCCGACTTCATCCTCGTGCTGTTCGACGAGGTGCAGGAAGCGATGACCGAAAACGCGGTGGCAGCGGAGCACCACGCGGGTCACGACACGGTGATGCAGCAGCTCGAACAGGAACTGCACCTGAGCAAGGAGCAGTTGCAGACGACTATCGAACAGTACGAAACATCGACGGAAGAATTGAAGGCGTCGAATGAAGAGCTGCAGGCCATCAACGAAGAGCTGAGATCGGCCACGGAAGAACTCGAGACCAGCAAGGAAGAACTGCAGTCTGTCAACGAGGAACTCATCACGGTCAATGCAGAACTGCAGGCCAAGATCGAGGAAATCGGCAAGGCCAACGACGACCTGCAGAACCTGATCACGTCCACGGACATTGCAACGGTCTTCGTGGATCGCGCGATGTGCATCAAGCGCTACACTCCTAGCGCGACCACCGTGTTCAACCTGATCGGCGCCGATGTGGGACGCTCGCTCTTCGACATCACGCACAAGCTGAAGTATCCCGAACTCGCCGATGACGTCAGCGCGACATTCCAGTCGCTGCGTCTGATCGAACGCGAAGTGGCGACCAACGACGGCCGCTGGTTCCTCGCGCGTTTGCTTCCTTACCGGACGGCGGACGATCGTATCGACGGCGCGGTGGTGAGCCTCGTTGAAACCACTGCGCGGCGCCGCGCTGAAGCGAGTGTGCGCGCCGGCGAAGAACGCCTGCGGCTGGCAGCCCAGACGACCAACGACTTTGCGATCATCGTGCAGGACCCCGATGGCCGTATCGTGAGCTGGAACGCCGGGGCCGAGCGCGTGTTCGGTTATTCGGAGCATGAGGCGGTGGGGCAGAACATCGATGTGATCTACACCTCCCGAGACAATGAGGACGGTGTGGCTGGCCGTGAGCGTGACATCGCCCAGCACGACGGCCGCGCCGACGACGAACGCTGGCATCTCGCGAAGGGCGGGCGCAAGGTCTATTGCAGCGGTGTGGTGACGCCGTTGAACGACCCGAAATTCACCGGGTACGCGAAGATCGTGCGCGACCTGACCGATCGCAAGACGCAAGAAGATGTGCGCCAGACGCAGCTTGCGGAAGAGCGCGCGGTGCGGGCGCAGGCCGAGGCCGCGAACCGGCTGAAGGACGATTTCCTGGCTGTGCTGTCGCACGAGTTGAAGCATCCGCTCAACCTGATTCATGTGAAAGCGGAAATGTTGCCGCGCATTCCGGAAGCGCGTGGCGTGGCGGCCATCCAGCTCGCGGCGGACGCTATTCAGCGGGCGGTGCTGGGACAGGCGAAGATCATCGACGACTTGCTGGACTTGTCGCGCGTGCGCACCGGCAAGCTCGCGCTCAATCTCGCGATGAGCGACGTGGCGCAGATGCTCGCGACCATCGCGGACGCCATTGAGTCCGAAGCGGCGTTGCGCGGCATAACGCTGTCATTCGATGGACTTGGCGCGCCGCTCTGGACCAAGGTCGACCCCGTACGCTTTGATCAGATCGTGTGGAACCTGCTCTCCAACGCGCTGAAGTTTACGCCGCGCGGCGGGACGGTTTCGGTGCGGCTGACACAGGAAGGTGACGAACTGCGCATCGATGTCGCCGATACTGGCCTCGGGGTCGACGCGCCGCTGTTGCCGCATATCTTCGAGATGTTCTCGCAGGGAATCGAAGCGCGGCGCAAGACGGGCGGCGGCATGGGTATCGGGCTCGCGCTCGTCAAGCAGCTCGTGGAAATGCACGCGGGCCGCGTACTCGCGCAGTCCGAAGGCGCCGGACGCGGTACTTTGATGCGTGTCTGGCTGCCAGTCGTCGATGGCAGGCCGGGAAGCGGCGACATGGCGCAGGAGCGCAACGGTTCGCTTGGCGGTGTACGCATACTGGTGGTCGACGACGACTCGGAAACCGCCAGCGCGTTCGCGGCGCTGCTGCAGCTCGAAGGTGCGGTGGTGGCGACTGCGCACAGCGGTAGCGAAGCGCTCACGTACCTCGATCATGAGTCCGTCGACCTGATGCTGTGCGACATCAGCATGCCCGGCATTGACGGTTACGAACTCATCGATCAAGTGCGGTCGAACGCGCGGCTCGCGAGCTTGCCCGCGATTGCGCTGACGGGATACACCAGCAGTGCGGAGGAAAATCGCACCCGGGCAAAGGGGTTCGATTTGCTGCTGACGAAACCCGTCTCGCTCGATGCATTGACCGCCGCTGCCGAGCAGGTGCTTTTATGGCGCGGCGCGCACGGTGGCGGCACGCACACCGGCCCATGA